The following proteins come from a genomic window of Actinomycetota bacterium:
- a CDS encoding ABC transporter ATP-binding protein — protein MDGGPVLWCKDLRKRFKERLAVDGVGFEVAPGETYGLLGPNGAGKTTTISMICGLLRRDGGEVTVAGASLDRDPGLVKAAIGYVPQDVALYPDLSGLENLRFWGRMYGLTGRELNERVDATLEVVGLAERSGDRVADYSGGMQRRLNIAAGLLHRPRLLVLDEPTAGVDPQSRNAILGNVEALGGEGVAVLYTTHYMEEAERLCDRVGIIDQGRLVAEGTRRELVATVGERDRIELAASGDLAGLAGAAARLDGVDEAGVVAGGVHLVARDGRRLLPRLLEAAEHAGAEVTSVELVEPDLEAVFLHLTGKALRD, from the coding sequence ATGGACGGCGGACCGGTGCTCTGGTGCAAGGACCTGCGCAAGCGCTTCAAGGAGCGCCTGGCCGTCGACGGCGTCGGGTTCGAGGTCGCCCCGGGGGAGACCTACGGGCTGCTCGGCCCCAACGGCGCCGGCAAGACCACCACCATCTCGATGATCTGCGGGCTGCTGCGGCGCGACGGCGGCGAGGTCACCGTGGCCGGGGCGTCCCTGGACCGCGACCCCGGCCTGGTCAAGGCGGCCATCGGCTACGTGCCCCAGGATGTCGCCCTCTACCCCGACCTGAGCGGGCTCGAGAACCTCCGCTTCTGGGGGCGGATGTACGGGCTGACCGGCCGGGAGCTGAACGAGCGGGTCGACGCCACCCTGGAGGTCGTCGGGCTGGCCGAGCGCTCCGGCGACCGGGTGGCCGACTACTCGGGCGGCATGCAGCGGCGGCTCAACATCGCCGCCGGCCTGCTGCACCGGCCCCGGCTGCTGGTGCTGGACGAGCCGACGGCCGGGGTCGACCCGCAGAGCCGCAACGCCATCCTCGGCAACGTCGAGGCGCTCGGCGGCGAGGGCGTGGCCGTGCTCTACACCACCCACTACATGGAGGAGGCCGAGCGGCTCTGCGACCGGGTCGGGATCATCGACCAGGGCCGCCTGGTCGCCGAGGGCACCCGCCGCGAGCTGGTGGCGACCGTGGGGGAGCGCGACCGCATCGAGCTGGCCGCCAGCGGCGACCTGGCCGGGCTGGCCGGCGCGGCCGCCCGGCTGGACGGGGTTGACGAGGCCGGCGTCGTCGCCGGCGGCGTCCACCTGGTCGCCCGGGACGGCCGACGGCTGCTGCCGCGGCTGCTGGAGGCGGCCGAGCACGCCGGGGCCGAGGTCACCAGCGTCGAGCTGGTCGAGCCCGACCTGGAGGCCGTGTTCCTCCACCTGACCGGCAAGGCGCTGCGGGACTGA
- a CDS encoding ABC transporter permease, with translation MLRTALLVAGKDLRQRLRDRSALVIAFIAPFVLASIIGLAFGGDFAFRATYAVADADRGPVATGFTDGVLASEGLRDLVTVRRVEPGEARALVDRGEVDAAFLLPAGLSAAVQAGRPATLTVVSSGENPIAGQVARSLAEAYTAELAATGLAVATALDAAGQPPTEAGARRLGERAAATRLPAQLVEGQVGGRTIEAANYFGPSMAIFFLFFTVSFGARSVLAERRQGTMRRLLASAAPPGGVLAGKALAAFTLGTASMLVMWLATTVVFGADWGDPVAVVALTVSSVLSAIGITALVITLAKTDEQAEGYSSLVVFTLALLGGNFIYLAQLPELLQRAALLTPNGWALRGFVDLVADGGGLATVALPVAVTLSVGLVTGALALYRARRMVMA, from the coding sequence ATGCTGCGGACCGCCCTGCTCGTCGCCGGCAAGGACCTGCGCCAGCGGCTGCGCGACCGCTCGGCCCTGGTGATCGCCTTCATCGCCCCGTTCGTGCTCGCCTCCATCATCGGGCTGGCCTTCGGGGGCGACTTCGCCTTCCGGGCCACCTACGCCGTGGCCGACGCCGACCGGGGCCCGGTGGCCACCGGGTTCACCGACGGCGTGCTGGCCAGCGAGGGCCTGCGCGACCTGGTCACCGTGCGCCGGGTCGAGCCGGGCGAGGCCCGGGCCCTGGTCGACCGGGGCGAGGTCGACGCCGCCTTCCTGCTCCCGGCCGGGCTGTCGGCCGCCGTGCAGGCGGGCCGGCCGGCCACCCTGACCGTGGTCTCCTCCGGCGAGAACCCGATCGCCGGCCAGGTCGCCCGCTCCCTGGCCGAGGCCTACACGGCCGAGCTGGCCGCCACCGGCCTGGCCGTGGCCACCGCCCTCGACGCCGCCGGCCAGCCGCCCACCGAAGCCGGGGCGCGCCGGCTGGGGGAGCGGGCCGCCGCCACCCGGCTGCCCGCGCAGCTGGTCGAGGGCCAGGTGGGCGGCCGGACCATCGAGGCGGCCAACTACTTCGGCCCCTCCATGGCCATCTTCTTCCTGTTCTTCACCGTCTCGTTCGGGGCCCGCAGCGTCCTCGCCGAGCGCCGCCAGGGGACCATGCGCCGGCTGCTGGCCAGCGCCGCCCCGCCCGGCGGGGTGCTGGCCGGCAAGGCCCTGGCCGCGTTCACCCTCGGCACGGCCAGCATGCTGGTGATGTGGCTGGCGACCACGGTCGTGTTCGGGGCCGACTGGGGCGACCCGGTGGCCGTGGTCGCCCTCACCGTCTCCAGCGTGCTCAGCGCCATCGGCATCACCGCCCTGGTCATCACCCTGGCCAAGACCGACGAGCAGGCCGAGGGCTACAGCTCGCTGGTGGTGTTCACCCTGGCCCTGCTCGGCGGCAACTTCATCTACCTGGCCCAGCTCCCCGAGCTGCTGCAGCGGGCCGCCCTGCTCACCCCCAACGGCTGGGCCCTGCGCGGCTTCGTCGACCTGGTCGCCGACGGCGGCGGTCTGGCCACGGTGGCCCTGCCGGTCGCCGTCACCCTGTCCGTCGGCCTGGTCACCGGCGCCCTGGCCCTGTACCGGGCGCGGCGCATGGTGATGGCGTGA
- a CDS encoding ABC transporter permease, whose protein sequence is MKALVMAGSGLRRLARDRLALFFLVLLPVVIILIVGLAFGDAGSERLPVGVAEEGAGRLGSELRAELEASPALDARAYDDAGALGKAVRRGVVAAGVVVPAGYDEALRAGRRADVTFVTDQTRPAPAPARSAVAAVVARQAAEVKAARLAAETARVPFDTALARARALAATQPQVRVEATTVGGREDALPTGFNYTAPANLVLFVFITSMAGAASLIEARRLGVTRRLLATPTTAATILFGEALGRFAVALLQGLIIFLVGWLVFGVDWGDPPAALLLLVTFALVATGVGLLLGAVLGNAEQATSIGPPVGIALGMLGGCMWPLAIVPAPMRAVGHLFPQAWAMDGFIALIARNAGLAGITRQLAVLAAFAAVLLALATWRLRKTLVG, encoded by the coding sequence GTGAAGGCCCTGGTGATGGCCGGCTCGGGCCTGCGCCGTCTGGCCAGGGACCGGCTTGCCCTGTTCTTCCTGGTGCTGCTGCCGGTGGTCATCATCCTGATCGTCGGGCTGGCCTTCGGCGACGCCGGGTCCGAGCGGCTGCCGGTCGGGGTGGCCGAGGAGGGCGCCGGCCGGCTGGGGAGCGAGCTCCGGGCCGAGCTGGAGGCCTCCCCGGCCCTGGACGCCCGCGCCTACGACGACGCCGGCGCCCTCGGCAAGGCGGTGCGCCGGGGGGTCGTGGCCGCCGGGGTGGTCGTGCCCGCCGGCTACGACGAGGCCCTGCGGGCCGGCCGCCGGGCCGACGTCACCTTCGTGACCGACCAGACCCGGCCGGCCCCGGCCCCGGCCCGTTCGGCGGTGGCGGCCGTCGTGGCCAGGCAGGCGGCGGAGGTCAAGGCGGCCCGCCTGGCCGCCGAGACGGCCCGCGTCCCCTTCGACACCGCCCTGGCCCGGGCGCGGGCCCTGGCCGCCACCCAGCCCCAGGTCCGGGTCGAGGCGACCACCGTCGGCGGCCGCGAGGACGCGCTCCCGACCGGGTTCAACTACACCGCCCCGGCCAACCTGGTCCTGTTCGTGTTCATCACCTCGATGGCCGGGGCGGCCAGCCTGATCGAGGCCCGCCGCCTCGGCGTGACCCGCCGCCTGCTGGCCACCCCGACCACGGCCGCCACCATCCTGTTCGGCGAGGCCCTCGGCCGCTTCGCCGTCGCCCTGCTCCAGGGCCTGATCATCTTCCTGGTCGGCTGGCTGGTGTTCGGGGTCGACTGGGGCGACCCCCCGGCCGCCCTCCTCCTGCTGGTCACCTTCGCCCTGGTCGCCACCGGCGTCGGCCTGCTCCTCGGCGCGGTCCTGGGCAACGCCGAGCAGGCCACCTCGATCGGCCCCCCGGTCGGCATCGCCCTCGGCATGCTCGGCGGCTGCATGTGGCCCCTGGCCATCGTCCCCGCCCCCATGCGCGCCGTCGGCCACCTGTTCCCCCAGGCCTGGGCCATGGACGGCTTCATCGCCCTGATCGCCAGGAACGCCGGCCTGGCCGGCATCACCCGCCAGCTCGCCGTCCTGGCCGCCTTCGCGGCCGTCCTCCTCGCCCTGGCCACCTGGCGCCTGCGCAAGACCCTGGTCGGCTGA